The region TTTGCCAATCTTTCAGGTTTATATTTATTGATTACAATTTTTCTGGATAATTTCTTTAGTTCAGTTGCAGCGTTGAAATTAGGATCAAGCTTTTTACCAGTATCTTCAATCAAAGCTATTCCACGTCCAATCATTACAAATTCATTTGGAAGAACAATGTGATTCTTAATCATTGCATTTAGCAAATCTTCCATTGCACCATCCATATTCTTTAACTCAGCACCATAATAAAGATTCAATAAATCATTGATATCTGCACGCAATTCAGGAGTATTCTGTGACGGTGAAATAATATCCATATAAATCAATTGTTTAATTATATTGTCAGTGTTTCCACTTATTAAAAGCAAAATAAGTTCAGCTATATTTTCCTTGAAGTCCTCGCTCAATATACCAATCATACCCATATCAATGTAACATAACTTATTGTCCTGTGTCACTATAAGATTTCCAGGATGCGGGTCTGCATGGAAATACCCATCAATTAAAATCTGTTTAAAATAAGATTTAAGGCCATAATCAGCAATTTTTCTTTTATTGATATGAGGATAATTACCTTCAATCAAATCATTAACCATTACACCCCTTATAAGTTCCATAGTGATTAGTTTTTCACTGCAGTAATCAGCGTATGCCTTTGGAATCTTAATATAATCAACATTACGGAAGTTCTTTAAAATATTCTGCATATTCATTAATTCTTCTAGATAATTGATTTCCTTAAGAATTGATCTTTCAAATTCACTTATAATAGCTGGCAGATTTAATGATTTGGTTGTTACAATATATCTGTCTATTCTTTTTGCTAGAAATTTCATTATTTTGATATCTGATTCAATAATTTCACGGGATTTTGGCTTTTGAACTTTAATTGCAACTTCTTCACCAGTGCTTTTCAATCTAGCCTTATAAACTTGTCCAATGGATGCTGAACCTATTGGATTTTGATTAATATCAGAATATATATTTTCAATAGGCTGGCCCAACTCATCTTCAATAACTTCCTTCATTTCATCAAATGGAGTGACAGGAGTGTTGTCTCTCAACTGTTCAAGCTCTTCAGCAATCTCAAGACCTACCCAATCAGGTCTTGTACTTAACATTTGACCTAGTTTAATGTATGCAGGACCTAATTCTTCTAGTACTTTTCTAATTCTTAGTGGAACTGATTCATCCGGAAAATCATCTTCTTTTTCAAGTTTATAGTTTCTTAAAAAAGGAAATTTCCTAAAAAAAGTATTTTCCTCAATTAAATAACCAAAATCATTCTTTTTAAGAACTTTATATATCTCATTTAATCTTTTTAGATTATCATTCCTAGTACTAGCAACAACTTTCATTATTTAAAAATAGTAAATTATAATATTTATTCTTTTAGAATATCTGTAAAAAAAATAATTAATGTTGAAAGATTGTTTTTTATTTAATAAAAAATATGGTTTATCAGGCAGAATAAAAGAGAAAACAACCTTTCATTTTGGAGATAGAATATCTTAAAGAAAAACATTAAGTTCGGAAAAAGGTTGACATGTAAAGTGATAATACTTTAAGATAATCATCTTGATTATTAATATTTGTTCGATAGTATATAAACCTTTCGTACATATACAAATGAATTTTATTTATGAAATTTTTCAATTAAATATTATAATCGAAAATGGCTGATTTTTGAAAAATTATAATATAATACAATCTTTCCTAAGTTTTAGAGAATTATCTTAAATTTTATTAATTTAAAAGGTATTTTTTTTGAGGTTGACATAATAATCTTTAAGTATAAAACTTAAGACAATCTCTTTTGAGAATAAAAATATGATATTCCAATGAATAATGCATATTTTTTAAGAGTTTTCATTTAAGACAACTCTTACAATAATTAATATTTGTTTGTTATTATAAAAACATTTTATCACTTATCAAGGGTGACAAATAGTATTATAAAAAATAAAAAAAATAAAAAAAGAGTTTATTAATTCTAAGCATTAGAATATAATAAACCAGATGCTCTGTAAGCAACAAATAAGAAGTAGATTTCAAATATCCCACTTAAAATTAATGAAATAGTAGATCCAGCATCACCTAAGCTAGCAATTGCAGCAAAAATAACTCCTGCAATAATACATACAATAGCTAATAATACAATAAGAGCTAGGATTTTTAATATTCCTACTCTACTGATATCAGCAATAGCTTCAGGAATGTTTAAAGCATCGGATAAATTTTCATTTTTAGCTAATCTGCATTGTGCCATGAATAAAGTGAATGCAAATACAATAATAACAATTAATCCAATGATTGAACCTACAAGTCCTAATAATTTACCTAAAATATATGTAACAACAAAAGGAATGATCATGTAGACAACATTTACAACAAATAATTTTAAACCATTGATTGCTTGTCTTACAACATCTACTTCAGGACCTCTGTTTTCTCTGTTAATTCCGAATTTTACAATATCCAAACAGTACCCTTCAATTACTAAAAATATGATTAAAGCAATGATTAATCCTATAACTGCAATTCCTCCACCAACTAACCAGTGGTCTGTAGCGAAACTTGCAATAGTACCCACACCAGTAAAAGTAAGAACAATTGCAGCGATTACTCCAAGAATTACATAAATAATAAGTGCTTTAACGTTATTTAATGGGTATGCCAAAGCATCCCCTAAAATTTCACTTAATTCCATTTTTAATACCTCTTTTAAATTTTTTTGATTCACTCCATGATATTTTAAAAAAATATAAAGAATACATATATATTCTATTTAGTAATATATAAAATAAATTACAAAATTTAATTTTATTTATAAAGGAGCATTTTAAAATGAAATTTGATCATTTATGGAAAGATTTTTATTCCCAAAATTGGTTTATAGTGTAACTGAAGGCCCTCTTTCAGACAAAAGAATGCCAACAGCAATGATTTATACTATGAATGTGACTGAAGAATTCTGTCAGGAAAACTACGATTTCACTCTTGATTCATTAGAAACAGTTATTGGAAACATGTTCACCAAACCATATTCCTAAAAGCATACAATACATATCAGTTTAAGGATTACAGCAAATATAAAAATGATATTTTCAAGGAAAGTGAAAAAGCAAAACATAGGGATGAACAATTCCCCGTTGATTTAAAAAATGCTTTCGAATTAGGTATTAAAATAGCTGAAGATGCACAAAATAAAAAAATGATAAAATCAATGAATTTTGGAATTCTGAATTGTGCAAATATGAAAACGATTGCTTAAGAAAAAACAATATATTTGACATCTAATAACATATGTTGATGTTCAGGCACCTTCAGAAAAAATAATTGAAATCATTGACAGATACCAAATTAAAGAATAATTCCATTGAATTATTCACTTATTTTTTCCCAATTCACCTAATGTATCTCCACTTATTCTAAATACTGTCCAGTCTTTCATCGGTTCAGCACCAAGAGACAAGTAAAAATCAATGCTTGGCTGGTTCCAGTTAAGACACCACCACTCCAATCTCCCACAGCCTCTTTCAACTGCAATTTCTGCCAATGTTTTAATTAATCCCTTACCATAACCTTTTCCACGATATTCCGGCTTTACGAACAAATCTTCAAGATAAATTCCTGCACGACCCAAAAATGTTGAGAAATTATGGAAAAACAATGCAAAACCAACTTCATTGTCATCTTCAAGTGCAAATATCACTTCTGCAACCTTTTTATCGAAGATCCATTCGTTCAATAGTTCTTCTGTTGCAATAACTTCATCAAGCATTTTTTCATATTCAGCCAATTCTTTAATGAATTCTAAAATTAAAGGCAAATCTTCCTTTTTGGCAAATCTATAAGAAAACTGAGACATAATATCACCTAATCAATATTATGTTAATTAAAATACGATATAAAATTTATGAAAATAAAAAAAAAGAAAAAAAAGATTTAGATTTCAAATTGTTTTGCTGGCTCTCCTGAAAAATCAGCAATAGTAGCTTTACCAGAAATAGTAAACACTTCACTCATCTGTAAATTCCACTTCACCTGCAATTCTTAACCATGCAAATTCAGGATTTGCTGCTGTAAGTTCAAATTTAAGGTTTGCTTCCAATTCTTTAAACATTGGCTTTTGGTTGCTTGTACAAAAGTAAGGTTTTCCATTTCTTCAAAGTAATACATGATTGGTCTTACTTTTGCCTGACCATCTAATCCTAAAGTTGCTAAGTATTCTACAGGGTTTTCGCTTAAAAATTTAATTACTTCATTCATAATAATATTCTCCTTAACAGTTTTTAATTTAAGTAAATGAAATTAAATAGAAATATTTAACCATTTAAGTTCACTCGACAAGTTATATTATGTATAGACATTAATAAATAGATTTTGTAACTAAAAAATAACTGAGTAACCGTTTGGTAACTAAAAAAGATTTATATGTTTCAATATTATACAATTAATCATGAGTTCTAAGTCAGGTATGGAATGTCCAATAAATAAAGCAGTCGAGTTGTTTAATAAAAAATGGACCATTCAATTAATAAGAGACATGTTCTTTGGAAAAAAGCAGTTCAAAGACTTCCAGGAAGATAAACCTAACTTAAGCAATAAAGTTTTATCCCAACGCCTCAAAGAAATGGAAGAAAAAGGACTAATCGAAAAAAGAATAATAAACACATCACCAGTATCTACAGAATACCACTTAACAGAGTACGGTAAAAAATCAAATAAAGTAATTTATGAGTTGGCGGCTTTCATTGTAGAAAGTCCAAACTATCCAGAATATAAAAATAATAAAGAAGAACTCAAAAAAACTTTTGAGACTACTTTAAATATAAAAAATTAATTAAAATTTGTAATGTATCTTGTGTAACTTATACAAGCATACAGAACTACTTGAAGGGAATGCATAAATCATTTCATCAAGCTCTTCCAAAGTTATTTTTTTATTGATAATGAATGTAAACATGTTTGCTACGTTTTCTGCATCTGCTGCATATATTTCAGCACCTACAATATTCAATTCCTTATCAACAATTACTTTTACTTCAGCTGTTTTATCATTTTTAAGTTCAATAGAATATGAATTACCATATCTTATTGTGTGAACCTCATATTCATCGCTTTTATCTGCAATGTATGCTGGAACACCGACTGTTGCTATTCTTGGTATTGTATATGCAACTGCAGGCACTACAGGATATTTGATTTCATCAGCTTCACCCAATAGCTCTTTTGCGAGATATTTTGAGTGATGTATTGCAACGGTTACGAGTTTAGCTATTCCTGTATCTGCAACATCTCCTGATGCATATATGTTTGGAACAGCAGTCTGCAGGTGTCCATTTACCTTGATTCCTTTACTTGTGTATGTCAATCCTACATTTTCAAGGCCAATATCTTCAACATTTGCTTCCCTTCCCATAGCTGCAATTACATAATCCCCAGTTATGCTTTCACCATTCTCAAGGTTGACTGTAAATGCATTATCATAAGCTTTATTGTCTATTTTTGCTTCTGGATCTCTTAGGAATTCATCACAGTTAATTGAATTTTCAACATTTGCAACTTTAGCTTCAGGATTATCGATTATGACACTTTCATCCTTAATGACTTCTTTTACTGTCTGGTTGAAATGGAAACGAATATTTTTCTTCTTTAGGATTTCAATTACATTTTGCACATATGGCTGGTGGAAGTACTTTAATGCCATGTTTCCACGAATTATAACATCTGCTTCAAGTCCTGCTTCTGCAAGTATTGATGCAAACTCCATACCAACAAATCCTGCACCAATTATGATTGCATGCTTTGGAAGCTCTGCAATATCTAAAAAGTCAGTGCTGTCATGCAAGTATTCCTTACCTTTAATGTCTGGAATGACTGGTTTTAAACCTGTACATATTACAATTTTATCTGTTGTGAAGGTTTCATCGCCCACTTTTACTGTGTGTTCATCCACAATCACTCCTTTTCCATGTGCAACATCCAAGTCATATTCCTTGAATTTGCCATCTAAAAATTCAGCCATTCCTGAAATACGTTTCTGTTTGTATTTCATTAAATCCGGCCAGCTGACTTCAAAGTTGCCTGCTTTTCCCACACCCTCAAAATTGTCAGCTAATGCTTTGATTTCATATGGTGCATCAAGCAGTGCCTTTGAGTTGCAACCTCTGTTTGCACATGCTCCACCGAAAAGGCTTTCTTCTATAATTAATATTTTAAGACCTGCTTTTCTTAAGAAACGGCCTCCTTGCCATGCTGCATTTCCACTTCCAATATAAATGACATCATAATCCATAAAATTAACCTCTGAATTAAAATTTTATTTAAAATATTATAAGTTATTATCTAAATATTTTCAGCAATCATGCCGAAGAGATCTTTTGTTTTCATAGTTATCATAAATTCCCATACATCTTCAGGTACTTCATATACAAATGTCGGATACCCTGCATTGGCTATCGGCTTTGATACCAAAACTGCAGATGTTGACTTGTATGTTTCACCACCCGTTACTGGATAATAATTAAAATCACTTGAATCTTCTATATTTTGTGCTATCCTAACTGATGCATCATCCATTGCAGGAGTTGCTACATAGAATCCTTCACCATATTCAGGAATATGAGAATGGCTTATTACTACTGCATCAGCATCACTGGCTGTTACATTAGGATTTACATAGTCATGAACCAGACTTTCACCATTTGCTCTTCCTTGACTGTAATCCTGTGCATCCTGTGTAACAGTAACCTTATAATGGATTATTTTGACGTTATCACCTGCAAACTGTTTTGCAGCATTGATTTCAGGGTCAATTGCAAGTGTTTCTCTTGGATGGATTCCAGTTATTAATGCAATACAGTTAGTAGCATTTGGATTTCCATAAATTCCAACTTCTACAGTACCTATGTTTGTATCTGCAATTGTTGCATAATTAGCATCAGGTATGAAAAGTCCACTTCCAGAAACGAAAATAGCTCCAAAAATTAAAAAAAGAAGAATAATTATTATTTTTGTTTTTCTCTTCAAGCTTTCACCTTTTTAGAATTCAAATAATAACTATTAAAGTTTAAAAAAAGAAAAAGGAATTAGAATTTAAAGAATTCCTTACTCCATTTGATTTTGTGTTTTAAATCTTGAACTTCCATTTCATAGGTTTTTTCGGAATCACCATAGTTTTCGTCCAAGTTTTCAGCTTTAGCGTCAACATCAACTTCAAGTAAACCAGATTTTTCTAGTTTTTCAATTTCAGGCAATGCTTTTTCTTTCAATTCAAAAAGCATGTCAATAGCTTGACCAACAGTAATGTTTTGTGCTTCCAGTTGTTTCACTTTTTCCATTTG is a window of Methanobrevibacter sp. DNA encoding:
- a CDS encoding AarF/UbiB family protein; this translates as MKVVASTRNDNLKRLNEIYKVLKKNDFGYLIEENTFFRKFPFLRNYKLEKEDDFPDESVPLRIRKVLEELGPAYIKLGQMLSTRPDWVGLEIAEELEQLRDNTPVTPFDEMKEVIEDELGQPIENIYSDINQNPIGSASIGQVYKARLKSTGEEVAIKVQKPKSREIIESDIKIMKFLAKRIDRYIVTTKSLNLPAIISEFERSILKEINYLEELMNMQNILKNFRNVDYIKIPKAYADYCSEKLITMELIRGVMVNDLIEGNYPHINKRKIADYGLKSYFKQILIDGYFHADPHPGNLIVTQDNKLCYIDMGMIGILSEDFKENIAELILLLISGNTDNIIKQLIYMDIISPSQNTPELRADINDLLNLYYGAELKNMDGAMEDLLNAMIKNHIVLPNEFVMIGRGIALIEDTGKKLDPNFNAATELKKLSRKIVINKYKPERLAKVSLNYLLQLEHLAKDLPDTINSTISKLEEGNIEVKLKHEGIGQLINQLSISLILSSLIIGSSLALITDVGPTLFGLPILGLVGFVFSAVLGGYLVLMNVMYK
- a CDS encoding DUF4013 domain-containing protein, with protein sequence MELSEILGDALAYPLNNVKALIIYVILGVIAAIVLTFTGVGTIASFATDHWLVGGGIAVIGLIIALIIFLVIEGYCLDIVKFGINRENRGPEVDVVRQAINGLKLFVVNVVYMIIPFVVTYILGKLLGLVGSIIGLIVIIVFAFTLFMAQCRLAKNENLSDALNIPEAIADISRVGILKILALIVLLAIVCIIAGVIFAAIASLGDAGSTISLILSGIFEIYFLFVAYRASGLLYSNA
- a CDS encoding GNAT family N-acetyltransferase, whose product is MSQFSYRFAKKEDLPLILEFIKELAEYEKMLDEVIATEELLNEWIFDKKVAEVIFALEDDNEVGFALFFHNFSTFLGRAGIYLEDLFVKPEYRGKGYGKGLIKTLAEIAVERGCGRLEWWCLNWNQPSIDFYLSLGAEPMKDWTVFRISGDTLGELGKNK
- a CDS encoding helix-turn-helix transcriptional regulator, producing the protein MSSKSGMECPINKAVELFNKKWTIQLIRDMFFGKKQFKDFQEDKPNLSNKVLSQRLKEMEEKGLIEKRIINTSPVSTEYHLTEYGKKSNKVIYELAAFIVESPNYPEYKNNKEELKKTFETTLNIKN
- a CDS encoding NAD(P)/FAD-dependent oxidoreductase gives rise to the protein MDYDVIYIGSGNAAWQGGRFLRKAGLKILIIEESLFGGACANRGCNSKALLDAPYEIKALADNFEGVGKAGNFEVSWPDLMKYKQKRISGMAEFLDGKFKEYDLDVAHGKGVIVDEHTVKVGDETFTTDKIVICTGLKPVIPDIKGKEYLHDSTDFLDIAELPKHAIIIGAGFVGMEFASILAEAGLEADVIIRGNMALKYFHQPYVQNVIEILKKKNIRFHFNQTVKEVIKDESVIIDNPEAKVANVENSINCDEFLRDPEAKIDNKAYDNAFTVNLENGESITGDYVIAAMGREANVEDIGLENVGLTYTSKGIKVNGHLQTAVPNIYASGDVADTGIAKLVTVAIHHSKYLAKELLGEADEIKYPVVPAVAYTIPRIATVGVPAYIADKSDEYEVHTIRYGNSYSIELKNDKTAEVKVIVDKELNIVGAEIYAADAENVANMFTFIINKKITLEELDEMIYAFPSSSSVCLYKLHKIHYKF